The segment CATGCTGTGAAGGAAGTGTTCTCAGAAAAAGCTCCATAAAACTgcaaaaaatgctgtttgagcTGAAGTTGGCCAACTGCTGCATAGAAATATGCTAACACACAACAGTCATGTTTAAGCCAGTGCATAGAGAAGATAAAGCACTTATGGTAATTGCAAATGTTAACAAGTCCATACAACTTGTTCAGTTTAGCAATGAGTTCATAGAAAAAGAGAATTTGAGTAGAAATGcgcaagcaaaaacaaaaaagatgacCTTCCAACTGTATAAAAACCACATACCAGTAATAGTAAAAAGACACCAGTGAAAAATATTCATCTCAGTCCCAAACACCCAACAGGCAAATAAAACCAGAGTAGACAAGCCTTTGGCGGACAATTTTAAGAGAGTCTAAATATGGCATTACATTTCTAAATAATCCACAAAATATATTATATGGCATATTCATATTAAATACTGGGTAGCCAATTCTGCAGATCTGATGCTAATGATGCTTTAGCCAATGAGAACACGATAGGTCAAGCTAAATGAACGCCGGTGTATCACAACAGTGCTTGAGAAAGCAACAATTAAGGTCACCAACTCGTGCTTCAACAATTGTCATACTATCATCTATGGAGCAACACAAAGTTCTCTAGCTTTTCAGGGATGTGCCCTTTATAACATATGCTGTGATTCACTATAACACGAGCAGCAAGACACTGCAATGTAGTATGATTTATGGGCTGGATCAAATTTTTTGCCATTTCCTTCTCATCCAGCAAGTCACtagcagtttgtttatgcaagTTTGTGGTGTCAAAGTGTGAACCTGACTTGATAAGAAGATTCATGATGTCTGGATGGTTGTTCAGTGCAGCAATGTGCAAGGGGCTGTTATCATCAGAGTCTCTGACATTTACATCAGCACCACATTCCACCAGTATAGCAGTAACTTGTAGAGAGGGGAACTTGCAAACAGGGTAACGACCCACACATGTAGTATTCTTATCAACAGCAAGATGAAGTGGGCTGAAGTTATTCTTCCCTCTAGGCTGCAGTTTAAGAAACCTGTAaatagtttgctttttaaaatggtcCTGTTCTGGACTGCAAGGAACTTTTTCCAGCAagcaaattaaatgcaaaatgatAGAAAGGGCTTTGTTCAGCTGTATTTGGTCAGGTGGACACTGAGTTTGCTTGATAGCCCGATCTATTTCGAGGACACTTTTGCACAGTATTCCCATAAGATCATCAAATGTAACGGTGGTGCCTAGGAGGCCTTTTGCCCTATCCTGTAGCATGAAGGAAAAGAGTTCAGCAAATGACAGTAAACTGCTGGCTGTCATAGGGCTCAGTGGATCTAAATTGCTTTGCTGCATGTCCAAAGCATATTTCCATAGGTTGATGCATCGTTTAAAGTTTCCAGAGTCTGCATAGACTGCACCTCTGTACCTAATATAATAAGATGTATCTGGGTGAGAAGGACCAAGAATACGTTCTCTAATTAACAGTGCTTGCATTCTCATCTCATCAGGGTCTGCAATAAGATTTTCTAGCTCTTCTGCACTATTCACCTCCTTGGCATAGTCATAAGCCATAATTAGTGTTTGTGGCACAGGTTTGCTGAGGATATTAGTCCTGTCACTGTACCTCATGTCCATAGCTCTTTTCCAGTATTTCAAAGCACCAAGAAGATCTCTTTTTTTGTCCACAAATGTTGCTCCTAAAAGCTCCAAAGCATTGATACGTTCTGCCTTACTGGTCTGTACATGCTGCGTCAGGAAGTCCACAATATTTGTATGACCTGTCACACTGGCTGACAGAAGGGGAGTCATTCCATAGCCATCTTTTTCCATCTTTGCACAGTATTTAAGAAGCATCTTCATGATGTCCAAGCTTCCAGATTCTGCACAGTCATGTAATGCAGTATTTCCTgacaagaaaagaaaatcttaaGTGCCCAAAAATCATGTTATATTTATAGAGCTGTACTAATAGCTAAAGAGAAATACTTCATGCATACATGTCGAAACAGGCAAGCTGCAAGTTAATACCTGGAATATGCTGGACTCGATTAAAATaccaaggttgtcaagcagctgtACAAGTGCAAAGTTACTTGATAAAATTAAAGATGTTTCAAGTAAACTTTTGTCTCATTACtccaaaaaaatacaaaacaaaacaaatcctggATCCTTCATTCTGTGGTAATTTCATATTTGCTTTTAAGGATAAAACATTAGCTCTAAACATGCTACCTCTGTCCTCCTAGACTTTTCATATATCCTTCCTCCCTTCCActacctgatttaaaaaaaaaaaaaaaaaaaatcaaaccaccaCCCAATACATATAAACTTATGCCAACTCTTCAGCAGGTTCATTTACTTGCACACGGTACTCTCATCCCCTACCTTTCATCTGGGTCTTTAGATAGTAAGTCTTTCAGGGCAGGGATTTTTCTTTCTGTACTTGTATAACACTAGCATAATGGGGCTCCAATCCCAACGGGGGTTTTCTGATGCTGTCATAACATTTAAATGATCTAGGAAATATGGCTATTTCATTTGTCTAATCTACATAAATTCAAACACTCTCGCCTTTGTATTTGATTAAATTATTCT is part of the Caretta caretta isolate rCarCar2 chromosome 5, rCarCar1.hap1, whole genome shotgun sequence genome and harbors:
- the FEM1C gene encoding protein fem-1 homolog C, with product MDLKTAVFNAARDGKLRLLAKLLANKTKEEVALLMSEKTSGATPLLMAARYGHLDMVEYLLEHCCASIEVGGSVNFDGETIEGAPPLWAASAAGHLKVVQCLLDHGASVNNTTLTNSTPLRAACFDGHLEIVKYLVEHKADLEVSNRHGHTCLMISCYKGHKEIAQYLLEKGADVNRKSVKGNTALHDCAESGSLDIMKMLLKYCAKMEKDGYGMTPLLSASVTGHTNIVDFLTQHVQTSKAERINALELLGATFVDKKRDLLGALKYWKRAMDMRYSDRTNILSKPVPQTLIMAYDYAKEVNSAEELENLIADPDEMRMQALLIRERILGPSHPDTSYYIRYRGAVYADSGNFKRCINLWKYALDMQQSNLDPLSPMTASSLLSFAELFSFMLQDRAKGLLGTTVTFDDLMGILCKSVLEIDRAIKQTQCPPDQIQLNKALSIILHLICLLEKVPCSPEQDHFKKQTIYRFLKLQPRGKNNFSPLHLAVDKNTTCVGRYPVCKFPSLQVTAILVECGADVNVRDSDDNSPLHIAALNNHPDIMNLLIKSGSHFDTTNLHKQTASDLLDEKEMAKNLIQPINHTTLQCLAARVIVNHSICYKGHIPEKLENFVLLHR